A window from bacterium encodes these proteins:
- a CDS encoding L-threonine 3-dehydrogenase: MKRILVTGSLGQIGSELVTALRGRPGVELVVASDIKMMPQSAANAAGPFEYLDCTNQRQVEQVVRKYGIDTIYHLAALLSAVAEERPQVAWDVNLGGLYRVLEVARQNKCSIFFPSSIGAFGPSTPRDETPQDTIQRPTTIYGVTKVAGELVCDYYHLRFGVDTRGVRFPGIISHVAIPGGGTTDYAVEIFYEATRNRRYTCFLEPDTRLDMMYMPDSIKAAIEVMEADAGRLAHRNAFNVTSMNFAPEDLAAEIKKHLPEFRIEYQVDPVRQAIADSWAGAIEDSAGRREWDWRPEHDIGSMTRDMLENLERKLRIAGPARDQG; the protein is encoded by the coding sequence ATGAAGAGAATCCTGGTTACCGGCTCGCTTGGCCAGATCGGCTCCGAGCTCGTGACCGCTCTGCGCGGGCGCCCGGGCGTCGAGCTGGTGGTGGCCTCGGACATCAAGATGATGCCTCAGAGTGCCGCCAACGCCGCCGGTCCCTTCGAGTACCTGGACTGCACCAACCAGCGCCAGGTCGAGCAGGTGGTTCGCAAGTACGGCATCGACACCATCTACCACCTGGCGGCTCTGCTTTCGGCCGTGGCCGAGGAACGACCGCAGGTAGCGTGGGACGTCAATCTGGGCGGGCTCTATCGAGTGCTCGAGGTGGCCCGTCAGAACAAGTGCTCGATCTTTTTTCCCAGCTCGATCGGCGCCTTCGGGCCGAGCACTCCGCGTGACGAGACACCGCAGGACACGATTCAGAGGCCAACCACGATCTACGGCGTGACCAAGGTCGCGGGCGAGCTGGTGTGCGACTACTACCACCTCAGGTTCGGCGTTGACACCCGTGGCGTGCGCTTCCCCGGGATCATCTCTCACGTCGCCATCCCTGGCGGTGGCACGACCGACTACGCCGTCGAGATCTTCTATGAGGCGACTCGAAATCGGCGCTACACGTGTTTTCTCGAGCCGGACACGCGGCTGGACATGATGTACATGCCGGACTCGATCAAGGCGGCGATCGAGGTGATGGAGGCCGATGCCGGCCGCCTCGCGCATCGCAACGCCTTCAACGTGACCTCGATGAACTTCGCTCCGGAGGACCTGGCCGCGGAGATCAAGAAGCACCTGCCGGAGTTCAGGATCGAGTATCAGGTCGATCCGGTGAGGCAGGCGATTGCCGACAGCTGGGCGGGGGCTATAGAGGACAGCGCGGGGCGCCGGGAATGGGACTGGAGGCCGGAGCACGACATCGGCAGCATGACTCGCGACATGCTCGAAAACCTCGAACGCAAGCTCCGCATCGCGGGGCCGGCCCGAGACCAGGGATAG
- a CDS encoding ABC transporter ATP-binding protein, producing the protein MLRLADINKSYSVGQSRLHVLKGIDLEIAEGEMVSIMGPSGSGKSTLLNVLGILDKYDSGEYHLAGTLIKDLSETEAAYYRNRLLGFVFQSFNLIPFKTAVENVALPLYYQKIGRRKRNRIALEYLDRVGIADWAGHLPGELSGGQQQRVAIARSLITKPKVMLADEPTGALDSQTSREVIEILRSINEKGTTVVVVTHEHEISEMTDRVIHLLDGVIGHEQNNGAGGNGAGAKDDPKVESNGALGSGVSAMAD; encoded by the coding sequence ATGCTGCGCCTGGCCGATATCAACAAATCGTACTCTGTGGGTCAGAGCCGGCTACATGTCCTCAAGGGCATCGATCTCGAGATCGCCGAGGGCGAGATGGTGTCGATCATGGGGCCGTCGGGCTCCGGCAAATCCACCTTGCTCAACGTTCTGGGCATCCTGGATAAGTACGACAGCGGCGAGTACCACCTGGCGGGCACGCTGATCAAGGACCTCTCAGAGACCGAGGCGGCGTACTACCGAAACCGGCTTCTAGGCTTCGTCTTTCAGTCCTTCAACCTGATCCCGTTCAAGACCGCGGTCGAGAACGTTGCGCTGCCGCTCTATTACCAGAAGATCGGGCGGCGCAAGCGCAACCGCATAGCGCTGGAGTATCTCGACCGGGTCGGAATTGCCGATTGGGCAGGTCACTTGCCCGGAGAGCTCTCGGGCGGCCAGCAGCAGAGGGTCGCGATCGCGCGGTCCCTGATTACGAAGCCGAAGGTCATGCTTGCCGACGAGCCCACGGGCGCGCTCGACAGCCAGACCTCGCGCGAGGTCATCGAGATACTCCGCTCGATCAATGAGAAGGGCACGACGGTCGTCGTGGTGACCCACGAGCACGAGATCTCGGAGATGACCGATCGGGTGATTCATCTGCTCGACGGAGTGATCGGTCACGAGCAGAACAACGGAGCGGGGGGCAACGGAGCGGGTGCGAAGGACGATCCGAAAGTAGAGTCCAACGGAGCGCTGGGGTCGGGCGTCTCCGCGATGGCGGACTGA
- a CDS encoding aminotransferase class I/II-fold pyridoxal phosphate-dependent enzyme produces MSVKAARIEALGTENAFKLGEDIAICLERGMDVVKFNLGEPDFDSAPHINRKAIEQIEAGNSHYCDPAGILPFRQSIAKHVSRTRGLDIDPGRVVVTPGAKPPICFSLETYVDPGDEVIYPSPGFPIYESWITFVDAKPVPLMLSEEKGFAFSAEDLGELITDKTKLIILNSPSNPTGGVLAKEDLVGIARVIRERARPDVRVYSDEVYEHILFDGEVHNSIASEEGMEERTVIVSGHSKGFAMTGWRLGWAVLPTKEEAAVFKQLNINIVSCVPPFIQEAGREAYESSETAATVAEMVSAFERRRDWVVGALNDIPGMSCQNPKGAFYVFPNIAGVCEKLDVIKAHREMPAEVAGRTSPSSMFQMFLLYSYGVATMDRNSFGSIGAEGRHFLRLSIATSMDQLKEGVARMRKASEDAAGFREFLEREKLWD; encoded by the coding sequence GTGTCAGTCAAAGCCGCCAGAATCGAGGCCCTCGGAACCGAGAACGCGTTCAAACTCGGAGAGGACATTGCCATTTGCTTAGAGCGCGGCATGGACGTCGTTAAGTTCAATCTCGGAGAGCCCGATTTTGACAGCGCTCCGCATATCAATCGCAAGGCGATCGAACAGATCGAGGCCGGCAACTCGCACTACTGTGATCCGGCGGGCATCCTTCCGTTTCGGCAGTCCATCGCGAAGCACGTCTCGCGGACCCGAGGTCTCGATATCGATCCGGGTCGGGTTGTGGTGACACCGGGAGCCAAGCCGCCGATCTGCTTTTCTCTGGAGACCTACGTCGATCCGGGCGACGAAGTCATCTACCCGAGCCCCGGGTTTCCGATCTACGAATCGTGGATCACGTTCGTCGACGCCAAGCCCGTGCCCCTGATGCTGTCCGAAGAGAAGGGCTTCGCCTTCTCGGCGGAGGATCTGGGCGAGCTGATCACCGACAAGACCAAGCTCATCATTCTCAACTCTCCGTCGAACCCGACCGGCGGCGTGCTCGCGAAGGAGGATCTCGTGGGAATTGCTCGGGTGATTCGTGAGCGGGCGCGACCCGACGTCCGCGTCTACAGCGACGAAGTCTACGAGCACATCCTCTTTGACGGCGAAGTGCACAACTCGATCGCCAGCGAAGAAGGCATGGAGGAGAGAACGGTCATCGTAAGCGGCCATTCGAAGGGATTCGCGATGACCGGTTGGCGTCTCGGCTGGGCCGTGTTGCCGACCAAGGAAGAGGCAGCCGTCTTCAAGCAGCTCAACATCAATATCGTCTCCTGCGTCCCGCCGTTTATCCAGGAAGCCGGCCGCGAGGCCTACGAGAGCAGTGAGACCGCGGCTACCGTGGCCGAGATGGTCTCGGCTTTCGAGCGCCGCCGTGATTGGGTGGTGGGCGCTCTCAACGACATCCCGGGGATGAGCTGCCAGAACCCGAAAGGCGCCTTCTACGTGTTTCCGAACATCGCGGGCGTCTGCGAGAAGCTTGACGTGATCAAGGCTCATCGGGAGATGCCGGCCGAGGTGGCGGGGCGCACCAGTCCGTCGAGCATGTTCCAGATGTTCCTCTTGTACAGCTATGGCGTGGCGACCATGGATCGCAACTCGTTCGGCTCGATCGGCGCCGAGGGCCGGCATTTCCTGCGGCTGTCGATCGCCACGAGCATGGACCAGCTCAAAGAAGGCGTGGCGCGCATGCGCAAGGCCTCCGAGGATGCCGCCGGATTCAGGGAGTTCCTCGAGAGAGAGAAGCTCTGGGATTGA
- a CDS encoding SET domain-containing protein-lysine N-methyltransferase, with the protein MRICLLTNQDLNDLPDDDWPCDPRPYLPDATWELAVLEKTNAVEQVIALSRRRFDVYFNLCDGSWDEEDNPGVEVVKTLEKLDVPFTGGTSDFYEPSREATKRACRALGIDTPAYVMARTEADVRRAAEELRFPLFVKHPSSYASIGLTRDSKVGNPKALLKQARIMLKAYGGALIEEFIEGLECTVLVAENPDDPDDPIVYQPIQFRFPEGESFKHSDMKWVIYEDLDSGTVQDEEMDAKLRDVSARLFLKLNGTGYGRCDLRVDSEGRAFMLEINANCGLFYPPADASSADFCLQADPDGHEGFTRLIIDAAIKRHARNSPAWEVRPRSENRHGVFARRPIRKNQRILLAEGRPHRLVTRSHAAEHWNSQQLEFFRRTAWPVTEELFVAWSQEPDEWTPFGHSCNPNAWLEGLDVAARRRIKKGEEITLDYATFHNEQMPDFECDCDGPDCRGTIRGDDYLQNFVEAYGDHVSDYVKSKRGGHNT; encoded by the coding sequence ATGCGTATCTGTCTGCTGACCAACCAGGATCTCAACGACCTTCCGGACGACGACTGGCCATGTGACCCGAGGCCGTATCTTCCGGACGCGACTTGGGAGCTAGCGGTCCTGGAGAAGACCAACGCGGTCGAACAAGTGATTGCGCTGTCACGTCGTCGCTTCGACGTCTACTTCAATCTCTGTGATGGATCCTGGGACGAGGAAGACAACCCCGGGGTCGAAGTCGTCAAGACCCTCGAGAAACTGGACGTCCCGTTCACCGGCGGCACCTCCGATTTCTACGAGCCCTCGCGCGAAGCCACGAAGCGGGCTTGCCGCGCCCTGGGAATCGACACGCCGGCCTACGTGATGGCCCGCACCGAGGCCGATGTCCGGCGGGCCGCCGAGGAGCTCCGCTTTCCCCTCTTCGTCAAGCATCCTTCGAGCTACGCCAGCATCGGCCTCACCCGGGACTCGAAGGTCGGGAATCCGAAGGCGCTGCTCAAACAGGCGCGCATCATGTTGAAGGCCTACGGTGGCGCGCTCATCGAAGAGTTCATCGAAGGACTGGAGTGCACGGTCCTGGTTGCCGAGAATCCCGACGACCCCGACGATCCCATCGTTTATCAGCCGATCCAGTTCCGGTTTCCCGAAGGCGAGAGCTTCAAGCACTCCGACATGAAGTGGGTTATCTACGAAGACTTGGATAGCGGCACGGTTCAGGACGAAGAGATGGACGCGAAGCTGCGCGATGTCTCCGCGAGACTCTTTCTTAAACTCAACGGCACCGGCTACGGCCGTTGTGATCTGCGAGTCGATTCCGAGGGCCGAGCCTTCATGCTGGAGATCAACGCCAACTGCGGCCTCTTCTATCCGCCCGCGGATGCCAGCAGCGCGGATTTCTGCCTCCAGGCCGATCCCGACGGCCACGAGGGTTTCACCCGGCTCATCATCGACGCTGCCATCAAGCGACACGCCCGCAACTCTCCCGCCTGGGAGGTTCGCCCTCGGTCCGAGAACCGGCACGGGGTCTTCGCCAGACGGCCGATTCGAAAAAACCAGAGAATCCTACTCGCCGAGGGCCGCCCGCATCGGCTGGTCACCCGCTCTCACGCAGCAGAGCACTGGAACAGCCAGCAGCTGGAGTTCTTTCGCCGAACCGCCTGGCCGGTGACCGAAGAGTTATTCGTGGCCTGGAGCCAGGAGCCCGACGAATGGACGCCGTTCGGCCACTCGTGCAACCCCAACGCCTGGCTCGAGGGTCTCGACGTCGCCGCTCGCCGGAGAATCAAGAAGGGCGAGGAGATCACCCTCGACTACGCGACCTTTCACAACGAACAGATGCCGGATTTTGAGTGTGACTGCGACGGCCCCGACTGCCGGGGCACGATTCGTGGTGATGACTATCTTCAGAATTTCGTCGAAGCCTACGGGGACCACGTCTCCGACTACGTCAAGTCGAAACGCGGGGGACACAATACGTAA
- a CDS encoding aminotransferase class I/II-fold pyridoxal phosphate-dependent enzyme codes for MPTERLQEVLAGELAELETQGRQKGAETVFTRVLPAAGDLGPRFELAGEGGKQFLRMNSNSYLGMSLRPEVISAEEEATRAYGTGPGAVRFISGTYDIHLELERRLAGFHGREGAMLFSSAYATTMGTLPPLLTGEAAVISDSLNHNCIINAIRLARPKEKYVYSHLDMGELEAALDRASENCRRAVIVTDGIFSMRGDHAPLPEIVELARKYDEAFAENALVVVDDSHGVGAFGETGRGTEEYTGCEGVDLLIATLGKALGVNGGYVAGSSVILGFLREQAAFYIYSNPITPAESAAALAAVDLLDSQAGRQLLEHLRAMTRRFETGLVERGFETIPGAHPVVPLMVRDTARTSALVAHLKNHGILATGLNYPVVPKGDEEIRFQISADHTAGDIDTCLEVLSGFPG; via the coding sequence ATGCCAACCGAGCGATTGCAGGAGGTTCTGGCCGGAGAACTGGCCGAGCTCGAGACCCAGGGACGACAGAAGGGAGCCGAGACCGTGTTCACGCGGGTGTTGCCGGCAGCGGGAGACCTGGGGCCGCGCTTCGAGTTGGCTGGAGAGGGCGGCAAGCAGTTCTTGCGCATGAACTCGAACAGCTATCTGGGTATGTCGCTACGCCCGGAGGTGATCTCGGCCGAGGAAGAGGCGACGCGCGCCTACGGAACCGGCCCGGGCGCGGTTCGGTTCATCAGTGGGACTTACGACATCCACCTCGAGCTGGAACGACGACTGGCTGGGTTTCACGGCCGCGAGGGAGCGATGCTGTTCAGCTCGGCCTATGCCACCACCATGGGCACGCTGCCGCCGCTCTTGACCGGCGAGGCCGCCGTCATCAGCGATTCGCTCAATCACAATTGCATCATCAACGCCATCCGGCTGGCGCGGCCGAAGGAGAAGTACGTCTATTCACATCTCGACATGGGCGAGCTCGAAGCCGCGCTCGACAGAGCCTCGGAGAACTGTCGGCGGGCGGTGATCGTCACCGACGGGATCTTCAGCATGCGCGGTGATCATGCGCCGCTGCCGGAGATCGTCGAGCTGGCGAGGAAGTACGACGAGGCTTTTGCCGAGAACGCGCTGGTCGTAGTGGATGACTCGCACGGTGTCGGCGCGTTCGGCGAGACCGGGCGCGGTACCGAGGAGTACACCGGCTGCGAGGGTGTCGATCTTCTGATCGCCACCCTGGGCAAGGCGCTCGGGGTCAACGGCGGTTACGTGGCCGGCAGCAGCGTGATTCTGGGCTTTCTCCGTGAGCAAGCGGCTTTCTATATCTACTCGAATCCGATCACTCCGGCGGAATCCGCGGCCGCGCTCGCGGCGGTCGACCTGCTCGACAGCCAGGCCGGCCGGCAGCTTCTCGAGCATCTGCGCGCGATGACCCGGCGCTTCGAGACTGGTCTCGTCGAGCGCGGTTTCGAGACCATCCCCGGCGCGCATCCGGTGGTGCCGCTCATGGTGCGCGACACCGCCCGGACCTCGGCCTTGGTGGCGCATCTCAAGAACCACGGCATCCTGGCGACCGGGTTGAATTATCCAGTGGTTCCGAAGGGTGACGAGGAGATCCGGTTTCAGATCTCGGCCGACCACACCGCCGGCGACATCGACACCTGTCTCGAGGTCCTGAGCGGCTTCCCGGGATAG
- a CDS encoding DUF4147 domain-containing protein, with protein MTDGSRHDDLEADARACFEAAIRAVEPESLVASFLTGNAGSVESAGQVWIAGIGKAASAMARGATGFFGDKVAGGVLVVPGGRGSEAPTGLNIFEGGHPTPNEEGVAGAEAIRRLASEAGAEDLLLALISGGGSALMTLPPDGVSLADVQATTAALLEAGADIGELNTVRKHLDLLKGGQLARSAAPTRVLALVLSDVVGDPLDVIASGPVSPDPSTFGMAIDVLKKFDLWSEVPRAVRRRFESGLAGTIPDTPDAGDDCFRNSSARIVGNNLMAAEAACAEAVRLGYATELSSISVTGEAREVGAALARTAVRIANGEHPLAALACVVSAGETTVTVKGKGKGGRNQELALGAALVLGAGGARNPMLVASVGTDGIDGPTDAAGAVATADTLARAESRGIDARAALADNDSYPFFAALDGLIVTGATGTNVMDVQLVMVGPNRDS; from the coding sequence TTGACCGACGGGTCTCGCCACGACGATCTCGAGGCCGACGCGCGCGCCTGTTTCGAGGCGGCGATTCGGGCGGTCGAGCCCGAAAGCCTGGTGGCGAGCTTTCTGACCGGCAACGCGGGTTCGGTGGAATCCGCGGGACAGGTCTGGATCGCGGGCATCGGCAAGGCGGCATCGGCGATGGCGCGGGGCGCTACGGGCTTCTTCGGGGACAAGGTCGCCGGCGGAGTTCTGGTCGTGCCCGGGGGGCGGGGCTCGGAAGCCCCGACAGGGCTGAATATCTTCGAAGGCGGCCATCCAACGCCGAACGAGGAGGGAGTCGCCGGAGCCGAAGCGATTCGCCGGCTGGCCTCAGAGGCGGGCGCCGAGGATCTGCTCCTGGCATTGATTTCAGGTGGTGGATCGGCGCTCATGACCCTTCCCCCGGACGGGGTTTCACTGGCGGACGTTCAGGCCACGACCGCGGCTCTGCTCGAGGCCGGTGCCGACATCGGCGAGCTCAATACCGTTCGCAAGCACCTCGATCTCCTGAAGGGTGGACAGTTGGCTCGGTCCGCGGCGCCCACCCGGGTCCTGGCGCTGGTGCTCTCGGACGTCGTCGGGGATCCGCTCGACGTGATCGCCTCGGGCCCGGTATCACCGGATCCGTCGACGTTCGGCATGGCGATCGACGTTCTGAAGAAATTCGACCTGTGGTCCGAGGTGCCCCGGGCGGTGCGCAGGCGCTTCGAGAGCGGTCTCGCCGGAACGATCCCGGACACGCCGGACGCCGGAGACGATTGCTTCCGCAATAGCTCCGCGCGCATTGTCGGCAACAACCTAATGGCGGCCGAAGCAGCATGCGCCGAGGCGGTACGACTCGGCTACGCGACCGAGTTGTCTTCGATCTCGGTGACAGGCGAGGCGAGAGAGGTCGGCGCCGCCCTGGCGCGCACCGCCGTTCGAATCGCGAACGGCGAACACCCGCTGGCGGCACTCGCGTGTGTGGTCTCGGCGGGCGAGACCACCGTGACCGTCAAGGGCAAGGGCAAGGGCGGTCGCAACCAGGAGCTGGCGCTGGGCGCCGCGCTCGTCCTCGGCGCGGGCGGCGCGCGGAATCCGATGCTGGTCGCATCGGTGGGTACGGACGGTATCGACGGTCCGACCGACGCGGCCGGCGCGGTGGCGACGGCCGATACCCTGGCTCGCGCTGAGAGCCGGGGTATCGATGCCAGGGCCGCGCTGGCCGACAACGACTCCTATCCCTTCTTCGCGGCGCTCGATGGTCTGATCGTCACCGGGGCAACCGGCACCAATGTGATGGACGTACAGCTGGTCATGGTCGGCCCGAATCGCGATTCGTAG
- a CDS encoding Glu/Leu/Phe/Val dehydrogenase, translating to MPANRKARQKEASVTNASGDNREELNPFRIAQMQFDKAVEYLPDLGPGLIEFLKSPNRTVMVEFPIETERGRVKNFVGYRVLHSNIRGPGKGGIRYHPDVTADEVRALASWMTWKCAVVDIPFGGAKGGVVCKPKRLSRKDRRRITRRFISELGDLIGPHTDVPAPDVNTNAETMAWIYDTYSMLHPGRNNLPVVTGKPVNIGGSLGRREATARGALFVTQKALQRGLVKGMSSVKGRKIAIQGFGNAGSIAAQLFSEAGATIVAVSDSQGGVYRERGLDIAAVKRRKTKVGSVVGTRATRKLTNEQLLALPCDILIPAALGNQIRGDNAEDVKARLVVELGNGPTTPMADRILFQRGIPVLPDILANAGGVTVSFYEWVQNVENEQWDEDEVNRRLQRKMIRATDAVLDSQARVEKEQKAKVDLRTAAFVLAVGRVARVAMDRGIWP from the coding sequence ATGCCCGCTAACCGCAAGGCGCGGCAGAAAGAGGCTAGCGTAACCAACGCGTCGGGTGACAACCGGGAAGAGCTGAATCCATTTCGGATCGCCCAGATGCAGTTCGACAAGGCCGTCGAGTACTTGCCCGACCTCGGGCCGGGGTTGATCGAGTTCTTGAAGAGCCCCAACCGGACCGTCATGGTGGAGTTTCCGATCGAGACCGAGCGTGGCCGGGTCAAGAACTTCGTCGGCTACCGGGTGCTCCACAGCAACATCCGCGGGCCGGGCAAGGGCGGCATCCGTTACCACCCCGACGTGACGGCAGACGAGGTTCGCGCTCTGGCCTCCTGGATGACCTGGAAGTGCGCTGTGGTCGATATCCCGTTCGGCGGCGCCAAGGGCGGCGTGGTCTGTAAACCCAAGCGATTGTCGAGGAAGGACCGTCGGCGGATCACGCGCCGCTTCATCTCAGAACTGGGAGACCTGATTGGCCCCCATACAGACGTTCCGGCTCCCGACGTCAACACGAATGCCGAGACCATGGCCTGGATCTACGATACTTATTCGATGCTTCACCCGGGCAGGAACAACTTGCCCGTGGTGACCGGCAAGCCGGTGAACATTGGTGGCTCGCTGGGAAGGCGCGAAGCGACCGCCCGCGGCGCCCTGTTCGTTACCCAGAAGGCGTTACAACGTGGGTTGGTCAAGGGTATGTCTTCGGTCAAGGGCCGGAAAATTGCCATTCAGGGCTTCGGGAACGCCGGTTCCATCGCTGCTCAGCTCTTCTCTGAAGCCGGCGCCACCATCGTGGCGGTGAGTGATTCCCAGGGGGGCGTGTACCGGGAGCGGGGTCTGGACATCGCCGCCGTCAAGCGACGCAAGACGAAGGTCGGATCTGTGGTCGGGACCCGTGCCACTCGCAAGCTGACCAATGAACAACTCTTGGCACTGCCTTGCGACATCTTGATTCCGGCGGCGCTCGGGAATCAGATTCGGGGGGACAACGCCGAGGACGTCAAGGCAAGGCTGGTGGTCGAGCTAGGCAACGGGCCGACGACCCCGATGGCCGATCGGATCCTGTTTCAGCGTGGCATTCCAGTCCTGCCCGACATCTTGGCCAACGCCGGTGGCGTGACCGTGAGCTTTTACGAGTGGGTACAGAACGTCGAGAACGAGCAGTGGGACGAGGACGAGGTCAACCGTCGTCTGCAGCGAAAGATGATTCGGGCCACCGATGCCGTTCTCGACTCGCAGGCACGGGTCGAAAAGGAGCAGAAGGCCAAGGTCGACCTTCGCACCGCGGCCTTCGTTCTCGCGGTCGGGCGAGTGGCCCGTGTGGCCATGGACCGCGGTATCTGGCCCTAG